The sequence GCCCGACAGTCTCGGCACTTTCGGAGAATAGCTTGCGCAGCACCTTATTCAAACTGCGCGACAGGACACCAATGGTGCTCGTGTAGTTCATGCAGCAGGTGGTGGCCAAGGTGATAGCGATGACGTTAGGACTAGGCATATACGCTCCTCTCTTAAAAGTGAATGAGTCGCAGGTTTATGGCATGGCCAATCAAAATACCGACGGCCAAGCCCGTGGCATGACCGAAGTGCCAGATACGCTTGCCCCACCCCAAAACATGCAGAACGATGCTCAGTACAAGAATCCACATCACGCCTACTCTCATGGGCACAGGCAAAAGAAACCCGAGAAGCAAAGTGGACTTCGGTTGCAAAAATGCCACCGCTCCAATCATTGCTGCGATCCCTCCCGAAGCACCAACGATGCCACCACGGACATCGTCGGCATCGTGGCGCAGGAGCGACAGGAGCGGCCCGGCCAAGCTCCCTGCGACAAAGATTAGGAGCATGCCACCACCGCCGATTAAAACCGCCAACGTCCGGCCGAAGGACGCTAGAGTCAACAAATTCACGGTTAGGTGTACCCACCCTAGGTGCACGAAAGCGTAGGTGACGATGCGCCAAATCTGACTATCGTCGGTCACAGCATCAGGGAGAAACATCAGCCTCCGATAAAGACCGGGAAAAGCAAAGGCCAGCATCGATACCGTCATGACTAGGAGCCCTAGCAGGTCATCGGCATAACCAATGCGGATCATGTTGCCGATCCAGTTACCCACATCACCGTGTAATTGGGACAGACCATGTGAGACTTCAGTCATGATGCAGCCACCTCTCGTGTTGG comes from Deltaproteobacteria bacterium and encodes:
- a CDS encoding rhomboid family intramembrane serine protease, whose translation is MTEVSHGLSQLHGDVGNWIGNMIRIGYADDLLGLLVMTVSMLAFAFPGLYRRLMFLPDAVTDDSQIWRIVTYAFVHLGWVHLTVNLLTLASFGRTLAVLIGGGGMLLIFVAGSLAGPLLSLLRHDADDVRGGIVGASGGIAAMIGAVAFLQPKSTLLLGFLLPVPMRVGVMWILVLSIVLHVLGWGKRIWHFGHATGLAVGILIGHAINLRLIHF